From the genome of Spirosomataceae bacterium TFI 002, one region includes:
- a CDS encoding Tetratricopeptide repeat-containing protein, with translation MRNLKVLLVLIGLNASAQEIANVDSLKSIFKNSSNLHLRTNTAIQIGRYFNSVNIDSSKKYLAISHELVNELKDDKTTATYHLNQGNNYKNTGQYIKGVKEYEKAISIFERLKDTLGLANSYNSLGLIYKIQGGDNREVRSFSEKGLYYENQALELHKALKDTIGIISIYSNLGIIYRDMAELKKAESSFLKGLSLANKSRNETYSIGILNANLSQIYLDHYKDYDRAISLLNEAIRIYEKHGIRTSMEHAYRNLSYNYTGKKEYEKAIAYAKKAIEIAEEVDDDHRRINAYSSLYFAQKKAGLFEESLKNYEHVRSLDDSLFSIEKTNIIAEMDAKFESVKKDAQINVLNANAKLSRIQKIGLAIGSILIAIIALGVIINLNLKRKREIELGEKEKAIAAEKLKVAKLETEHKQKELTAKILQLASKNHFLRTIEKETEALRENVDGSVIRASSRISRLLKQDVRDSEQWEQFSAEFSSLNQGFLDRLKSAFGSFSKSEFRLISLLKMNLSSREIADTLNITDDGLKKARYRLRKKLKLSSDEDIQTYILSF, from the coding sequence ATGAGAAACTTAAAGGTGTTGCTTGTATTAATCGGGCTCAATGCTTCTGCACAAGAAATTGCGAATGTGGATTCATTGAAAAGCATCTTTAAAAATTCATCTAACCTACACTTACGGACAAATACCGCCATCCAAATTGGTAGGTACTTCAATAGCGTTAATATAGATTCTAGTAAGAAATACTTAGCCATCTCGCATGAGTTAGTCAACGAATTGAAAGATGATAAAACGACTGCCACCTATCATTTAAATCAAGGAAACAATTACAAAAACACTGGCCAGTATATCAAGGGTGTTAAAGAATACGAAAAGGCAATTTCAATTTTTGAAAGGCTAAAAGACACATTAGGACTGGCAAATAGCTACAATTCTTTGGGGCTTATTTACAAAATTCAGGGAGGAGACAACAGAGAAGTAAGGAGCTTTTCTGAGAAAGGGCTGTATTATGAGAATCAGGCACTTGAGCTTCATAAAGCCTTAAAAGATACCATTGGTATCATTAGTATTTATTCCAATTTAGGTATTATTTACAGGGATATGGCTGAACTTAAAAAAGCCGAATCATCTTTTCTGAAAGGACTTTCACTCGCTAATAAATCTCGTAATGAAACTTATAGTATTGGGATTTTGAATGCAAATTTATCGCAGATATATCTGGACCATTACAAAGACTACGACAGAGCAATTTCATTACTGAATGAAGCCATTAGGATATATGAGAAGCACGGAATACGAACGAGTATGGAACATGCTTATCGTAACCTGTCCTACAATTATACTGGTAAAAAAGAATACGAAAAAGCAATTGCCTATGCCAAAAAGGCCATAGAAATTGCAGAAGAGGTGGATGACGACCACAGGCGAATCAATGCCTATTCTTCTTTATATTTTGCCCAAAAGAAAGCTGGGCTTTTTGAAGAATCTCTCAAAAACTATGAACATGTGAGGTCTTTGGATGACAGTTTGTTTTCTATTGAGAAGACAAATATCATTGCAGAGATGGATGCCAAATTTGAAAGCGTAAAGAAAGACGCTCAAATAAATGTGCTCAATGCAAATGCAAAATTAAGTAGGATACAAAAGATAGGTCTGGCAATAGGTTCTATATTAATTGCTATTATTGCATTGGGAGTAATTATAAATCTCAACTTGAAGCGGAAACGTGAAATAGAATTAGGCGAAAAGGAAAAGGCAATAGCCGCAGAAAAGCTAAAGGTTGCAAAACTCGAAACAGAACACAAACAGAAAGAATTAACCGCGAAAATATTGCAGTTGGCTAGTAAAAATCATTTTTTAAGAACCATAGAAAAGGAGACAGAAGCCTTAAGAGAAAATGTAGATGGATCGGTGATAAGGGCCTCCAGCAGAATATCTCGACTGTTAAAACAAGATGTTAGAGACAGTGAACAATGGGAACAATTCTCTGCTGAGTTTAGCAGCCTTAACCAAGGCTTTTTAGATCGTTTGAAATCTGCATTCGGTTCGTTCTCAAAGAGTGAATTTAGGTTAATATCCCTTTTAAAAATGAATCTTTCATCTCGAGAAATCGCCGATACACTTAATATCACTGATGATGGTTTAAAAAAAGCCCGATACCGTCTACGAAAAAAATTAAAACTCAGTTCGGACGAAGACATCCAAACCTATATACTTTCCTTTTAA
- a CDS encoding Choline dehydrogenase produces the protein MDPINLNTKSKETNSYDAIVIGSGISGGWAAKELCDQGLNTIVLERGRDVVHNVDYPTANTSIWDFPHRGWMPKSDTDANPITSLASGYGEDTEHFFIKDSDHPYVQKKPFTWIRGYQVGGKSLIWGRAVPRWSPYEFTSPARLGYGLEWPISYEDVAPWYSHVERFMGVCGNKDGLELMPDGEFLPPFEFNCVEKVMSSKINNAYSDRTMIQGRWAHVTKPEAIHTEQGRGQCQARNKCMRGCPYGGYFSSNSCTLPWAKKTGNLSVRPHSVVHSILYDEEKGKAIGVKIIDNQDHSEIEYYAKVIFVNASALNSTLILLNSKSQRFPNGLGNDSGTLGHYVGFHNYRGTINGRVEGFKNKYFYGSNPSECMMPNFRNVKKQDTDFVGGYMSFMGAYRGRGAESNDSFGENFKNAQSEPGDWGAYIYMQGETILKESNKVYLSETEKDPWGIPQLVMEVDYDPNDENMLKDFLVQGAEILEKAGIKDINASDRGWAPGLDIHEMGGCRMGVDPKNSMLNKYNQLHACKNVFVTDGACMTSTGIQSPSIFYMALTARAVAYAAEELRKGNL, from the coding sequence ATGGACCCCATTAACCTCAATACAAAATCCAAAGAAACCAATAGTTACGATGCCATAGTGATAGGTAGTGGAATAAGTGGTGGCTGGGCTGCAAAAGAGCTTTGTGATCAAGGCCTTAACACCATTGTACTAGAACGAGGTAGAGACGTGGTTCATAATGTTGATTACCCTACGGCCAATACTTCTATATGGGATTTCCCTCATCGTGGTTGGATGCCCAAATCTGATACAGATGCTAACCCTATCACCAGTTTGGCTTCAGGTTATGGCGAAGATACGGAGCACTTTTTCATTAAAGACAGTGACCATCCATATGTCCAAAAAAAGCCGTTCACTTGGATTAGAGGCTATCAAGTGGGAGGCAAATCGTTGATTTGGGGAAGAGCCGTTCCCCGTTGGAGTCCTTATGAATTTACTTCCCCTGCCCGACTTGGCTATGGATTAGAATGGCCTATTAGCTACGAAGATGTAGCTCCTTGGTATAGTCATGTAGAACGATTTATGGGAGTTTGCGGTAATAAAGACGGTCTGGAACTCATGCCTGATGGAGAATTCCTGCCACCATTTGAATTTAATTGTGTAGAAAAAGTCATGAGCTCCAAAATAAATAATGCATACAGTGATCGCACGATGATTCAAGGGCGATGGGCTCATGTAACCAAACCAGAAGCTATTCATACCGAACAAGGTAGAGGACAATGTCAGGCACGAAATAAATGTATGCGTGGTTGTCCATATGGAGGGTACTTCAGTAGCAATAGCTGCACATTACCATGGGCTAAAAAGACAGGAAACCTAAGCGTAAGACCACATTCCGTGGTGCATTCTATTCTGTATGATGAAGAAAAAGGAAAGGCAATAGGAGTTAAAATAATTGATAATCAAGACCATAGCGAAATAGAATATTACGCCAAAGTTATATTTGTAAATGCATCTGCACTCAACAGTACATTAATTTTATTAAACTCTAAAAGTCAACGATTTCCCAATGGCCTAGGGAATGATAGTGGAACACTAGGTCATTATGTGGGTTTTCACAACTATCGTGGTACTATTAATGGCAGAGTTGAAGGTTTTAAAAATAAATACTTCTATGGCTCAAATCCTTCTGAATGTATGATGCCCAACTTTAGGAATGTTAAAAAACAAGACACCGATTTTGTAGGTGGATATATGTCTTTTATGGGAGCTTATCGTGGTCGTGGAGCGGAAAGTAATGATTCCTTTGGTGAAAATTTTAAAAATGCTCAAAGTGAACCTGGAGATTGGGGAGCGTATATTTATATGCAAGGCGAAACCATTCTTAAAGAAAGCAATAAAGTTTACCTAAGCGAAACCGAAAAGGACCCTTGGGGTATTCCACAACTTGTGATGGAAGTTGACTATGATCCCAATGACGAAAATATGTTGAAAGATTTCCTTGTGCAGGGTGCTGAAATACTAGAAAAAGCAGGGATAAAAGACATCAATGCCTCAGACCGTGGCTGGGCTCCCGGACTTGACATTCATGAGATGGGAGGCTGCCGAATGGGAGTAGATCCTAAAAACTCAATGCTGAATAAATACAACCAATTGCATGCTTGCAAAAATGTATTTGTAACGGATGGTGCTTGCATGACTAGTACCGGAATCCAAAGCCCTTCTATTTTTTATATGGCTCTTACTGCCAGAGCAGTTGCCTATGCTGCGGAGGAGCTTCGCAAAGGGAATTTGTAA
- a CDS encoding Helix-turn-helix domain-containing protein, with product MEKVESIEDFYKRKFEWMPESIRKDIGHFNVFPVKPYAGKAVPYKRRDYYKIMVIKGNSYVHYADQVIEIKKQAITFSNPNIPYKWEHLDQLKDGFFCVFNKDFFHQFGVLAQYEVFQPKGTHVFELTDEQVNEVISIFEKMTKEINSEYQHKYDVLRTQVFELIHFATKLQPNTIFSNKEVNAAERISSIFLELLERQYPIDENHPSISLRSPSDFAEQLNVHVNHLNKAVKSTTHKSTSVLIAERLLQESKIMLKHSKANISEIAYALGFKEATHFNNFFKKHLGISPSKFRNG from the coding sequence ATGGAAAAAGTGGAAAGCATAGAAGATTTTTATAAACGAAAGTTTGAGTGGATGCCTGAAAGTATTAGGAAAGACATCGGTCATTTTAATGTCTTTCCTGTTAAGCCTTATGCTGGGAAAGCCGTTCCATATAAAAGGAGAGATTACTATAAGATAATGGTGATAAAAGGGAACAGTTATGTCCATTATGCCGACCAAGTTATAGAAATTAAAAAGCAAGCAATTACCTTCTCGAATCCAAATATTCCCTATAAATGGGAACACTTAGACCAATTAAAAGATGGTTTTTTTTGTGTCTTTAATAAAGATTTTTTCCACCAATTTGGGGTTTTGGCACAGTATGAGGTTTTTCAACCCAAAGGCACACATGTTTTCGAATTAACAGACGAGCAAGTCAATGAAGTGATTTCAATTTTCGAGAAAATGACAAAAGAAATTAATTCTGAATATCAACACAAATATGATGTGTTAAGAACCCAAGTTTTCGAGCTCATTCATTTCGCTACAAAACTTCAACCAAACACAATTTTCAGCAATAAAGAGGTTAATGCAGCTGAGAGAATTTCTTCAATTTTCTTAGAATTATTGGAACGTCAGTATCCAATAGATGAGAATCATCCATCAATTAGCCTAAGAAGCCCTTCCGACTTTGCAGAACAGTTAAATGTTCATGTTAACCATCTCAACAAAGCTGTAAAGTCAACCACTCACAAAAGCACATCTGTGCTTATAGCAGAAAGACTACTTCAAGAGTCCAAAATCATGCTAAAGCATAGCAAAGCAAATATTTCAGAAATTGCGTATGCCCTAGGCTTTAAAGAGGCCACACATTTTAATAATTTCTTTAAAAAGCACTTGGGAATAAGCCCAAGCAAATTCAGAAATGGGTGA
- a CDS encoding Arylsulfatase A, translating into MNQLKFAQKSFIIALGLTVSVFTFSCKSEKKTERPNIVFIMSDDHAYQAISAYDNKLIETPNIDRIAKKGMLFTNASVTNSICAPSRATILTGKHSHMNGKVDNVNPFDTTNVTFPQILQEAGYQTAMFGKLHFGNNPKGFDEFKILPGQGDYYNPDFITKKEGKITVKGYVTDIITDMTLDWLDKEREEEKPFMLMYLHKAPHRSWFMAERHMEEFTNKTFPEPATLFDSHEGMPAAKVAEMNISGNMGWGYDLKIYPETMDEIGLEEMSSFDKSGFDRYYNRLDSSQKANFDLFYKKRSADLKERYPSMTKEDLTKWRYQVYMQDYLGTIKSVDENVGRVLDYLEENNLMENTIIVYTSDQGFYLGEHGWFDKRFVYDESFKTPLLVSWPNRIKPGTVSDELVQNLDFAQTFLEAAGAEQPTDMQGKSLIPILTGDTKNWERDAVYYHYYEHPSEHNVNRHYAAVTKDYKLVHYYFDLDYWELIDRKKDPLEQHNYYDDPAYAEIQKEMHAKLDELREQYGDNETLSQQYIDDFMPRAKNGKVWGTEKTILDSIVEKWEKSKSK; encoded by the coding sequence ATGAATCAATTAAAATTCGCCCAGAAAAGCTTTATAATTGCCTTAGGGCTAACGGTTTCTGTTTTTACTTTTTCATGCAAATCCGAAAAGAAAACTGAACGACCAAACATCGTTTTTATAATGTCGGATGACCACGCCTATCAAGCTATTTCTGCTTATGATAATAAATTGATAGAAACGCCAAATATTGACAGGATTGCGAAAAAAGGAATGCTGTTTACAAATGCCAGCGTAACTAACTCAATTTGTGCACCTTCTAGAGCCACAATATTGACAGGCAAGCACTCACACATGAATGGTAAAGTTGACAATGTCAATCCATTTGACACCACCAATGTCACTTTCCCACAAATACTACAAGAAGCTGGATACCAGACCGCTATGTTTGGCAAGCTACATTTCGGCAACAATCCAAAAGGTTTTGACGAGTTTAAAATACTACCAGGGCAGGGAGACTATTATAATCCTGATTTCATCACTAAAAAGGAAGGTAAGATTACTGTAAAAGGTTATGTAACTGACATCATTACTGATATGACGCTAGACTGGTTAGATAAAGAAAGAGAGGAAGAAAAACCATTTATGCTCATGTATTTGCATAAAGCTCCGCACCGCTCATGGTTTATGGCAGAGCGTCATATGGAAGAATTTACCAACAAAACTTTCCCAGAGCCAGCCACACTTTTTGATAGTCATGAGGGTATGCCTGCAGCAAAAGTAGCCGAAATGAACATTAGTGGAAATATGGGTTGGGGTTATGATCTAAAGATATATCCTGAAACTATGGATGAAATAGGTTTAGAAGAAATGAGTTCTTTTGACAAATCGGGTTTTGACCGATATTATAATAGGTTAGATTCTTCTCAGAAGGCCAATTTTGACTTATTTTATAAAAAGAGAAGTGCTGATTTGAAAGAACGTTATCCGTCAATGACTAAGGAAGATTTAACCAAATGGCGATATCAAGTTTATATGCAGGACTATTTGGGAACCATAAAGTCTGTAGATGAGAATGTGGGGCGTGTCCTAGATTATTTAGAAGAGAATAACCTTATGGAAAACACCATCATCGTTTATACTTCCGACCAAGGCTTTTACTTGGGCGAACACGGCTGGTTTGATAAGCGTTTTGTGTACGACGAAAGCTTCAAAACGCCGCTTTTGGTATCTTGGCCTAATCGAATAAAGCCTGGAACCGTATCCGATGAGTTGGTTCAAAACCTTGACTTTGCTCAAACTTTTCTTGAGGCTGCTGGTGCCGAGCAACCTACCGATATGCAAGGCAAAAGTTTGATACCAATCCTTACTGGAGATACTAAAAATTGGGAAAGAGATGCTGTTTATTACCATTATTACGAGCATCCATCGGAGCATAATGTCAATCGTCACTATGCCGCAGTCACGAAAGATTATAAACTTGTTCATTACTATTTCGACTTGGATTATTGGGAATTGATCGACAGAAAGAAAGACCCATTAGAGCAGCATAATTATTATGACGACCCTGCATACGCTGAAATCCAGAAGGAAATGCATGCCAAATTAGATGAACTTAGAGAACAGTATGGCGACAATGAAACGCTAAGTCAGCAATACATTGATGATTTTATGCCCCGAGCCAAAAACGGTAAAGTATGGGGAACAGAAAAAACCATCCTCGACTCTATAGTAGAGAAATGGGAGAAGTCAAAATCAAAATAA
- a CDS encoding Helix-turn-helix domain-containing protein, with product MQKVVNIDNIYECNSFNNHKTLHPLATVIDFSKAYPRDWGDTESVRFNYGLYSIFLKDVKCGDLIYGRHHYDYQEGTLVFFAPGQVVEIENSKEPYQPMGYGLFFHPDFLNGTSLGKNIGEYKFFNYRSNEALHVSQNERQMILDSLAKIEFELKQPIDKHSKKLITANIELFLNYCERFYDRQFITRENVNNGILSNFEEMLNAYFLSESPQTIGLPSVTFFAQELNLSANYFGDLIKKETGKSAKDYILNKTIQVAKSRVFETNKTVSEIAYELGFKYPQHFSRVFKQRVGKTPNEYRNLN from the coding sequence ATGCAAAAAGTAGTAAACATTGATAACATTTACGAGTGTAATTCATTCAATAATCATAAAACGCTACACCCATTAGCCACGGTAATTGATTTCTCAAAGGCATACCCTAGGGACTGGGGAGATACGGAATCTGTAAGATTTAATTATGGCTTATATAGTATTTTTCTAAAAGATGTTAAATGCGGAGATTTAATATATGGCCGTCACCATTATGACTATCAAGAGGGTACGCTAGTCTTTTTTGCTCCTGGTCAGGTAGTAGAAATTGAAAACTCAAAAGAACCTTATCAGCCGATGGGATATGGCTTATTTTTTCATCCAGATTTTTTAAACGGAACCTCGCTTGGGAAAAATATTGGAGAATATAAGTTTTTCAATTATCGAAGCAATGAGGCTTTACATGTGTCACAGAATGAGAGACAAATGATTTTGGATAGTTTAGCCAAAATAGAGTTTGAGCTAAAACAACCAATAGACAAGCACAGTAAAAAGTTAATAACTGCAAATATTGAATTATTTTTAAACTACTGCGAGCGATTTTATGACCGTCAGTTTATCACACGCGAAAATGTAAATAACGGTATCTTATCAAATTTTGAGGAAATGTTAAATGCTTATTTCCTGTCGGAAAGTCCCCAAACCATAGGTCTTCCTTCAGTCACATTTTTTGCTCAAGAATTGAATTTGTCTGCCAATTACTTCGGTGATTTAATTAAGAAAGAAACTGGGAAATCAGCCAAAGACTATATTTTAAACAAAACCATTCAAGTGGCAAAGAGTAGGGTATTTGAGACCAATAAAACCGTTAGTGAGATTGCTTATGAACTAGGTTTTAAATATCCTCAGCATTTTTCCAGGGTTTTTAAGCAGCGTGTAGGGAAAACACCTAACGAGTATAGAAACTTGAACTAG
- a CDS encoding isoquinoline 1-oxidoreductase, beta subunit: MKSIKPNLNRRSFLKASALVGGGVLFNISWLSAQKVENELTGEKEFFEFNAFIKITPDNIIQIMSPNPEGGQNIKTSMPMIVADELDANWANVEVKQADLDTKHFTRQFIGGSQAIHRGWDVLRKAGARAREMLKMAAAQKWQVPISEISTSKGHIYHKKTSKLLSYGEVASAAVGIEMPIDVKLKNISDFEIIGTSVKNVEGRNIITGKPLFGIDTHKKGMKIAMIVHPPAFGLKLKSFETDSVLSLKGIIDVFEVKVFNEDYERTFFDTITFNEVVAIVGEDTWSVMQAKKTLKVEWEPFEDYSFNRDMFGNKSKHIVPAGLESSTDHLEKMEKMAAKPGNVKRKDGEVELAFSEAVKVIESTFSAPFLAHNCMEPMNFFAHVTDEKAEMIGPLQKPELTEQALSARLGMPLDKIDFKMTRLGGGYGRRSYAHWAIEAALISQKVKAPVKLIYSREDDMTSGVYRSTYYAKYRAALDKENKLTALHVNMGGNPESPLYQNRFPAGAIDNYLAEDWEIASNITTGSFRAPRSNFHAAAEQSFLDEIVEAAGKDPIDFRLELLKNAKENPIGKNNEYDPDRLAGVIELVREKSNWEALKENGNPGVSAYFCHDSYAAVVADMEVLDGVPMVKKVVCTIDCGIVVNPDAAKNMVEGGIVDAIGNALFGELKFNNGVPSKNNFHEYRMIRMNEAPKEIEVHFVENKIDPTGLGEPSFPPVFGALANSLYRATGKRFYQQPFIDHI, from the coding sequence ATGAAAAGCATTAAACCTAACCTTAATCGACGCTCTTTCCTTAAGGCTTCAGCCTTGGTGGGAGGAGGTGTATTGTTCAATATTTCTTGGCTTTCTGCCCAAAAAGTTGAGAATGAACTTACTGGCGAAAAGGAGTTTTTTGAATTCAATGCTTTTATAAAAATAACTCCTGATAATATAATCCAAATCATGTCGCCTAATCCGGAAGGGGGGCAAAATATAAAAACCTCCATGCCCATGATCGTGGCTGACGAGCTGGATGCCAACTGGGCAAATGTGGAGGTAAAACAAGCTGATTTAGATACGAAACATTTTACCCGTCAGTTTATAGGTGGTTCGCAGGCAATTCATAGAGGTTGGGATGTATTGAGAAAAGCAGGAGCTAGGGCACGTGAAATGCTTAAAATGGCAGCAGCACAAAAATGGCAAGTGCCTATTTCTGAAATTTCAACTTCTAAAGGGCATATTTATCATAAAAAAACTAGTAAATTACTTAGTTATGGCGAGGTTGCTTCGGCAGCAGTGGGCATAGAAATGCCGATAGATGTAAAACTAAAAAACATAAGCGATTTTGAAATTATTGGTACTTCAGTTAAAAATGTAGAAGGTAGAAATATCATCACTGGAAAGCCGCTTTTTGGAATTGATACCCATAAAAAGGGTATGAAAATAGCCATGATTGTGCACCCACCTGCTTTTGGGTTAAAACTTAAATCTTTTGAAACTGATTCCGTTTTGTCTTTGAAAGGGATCATTGATGTTTTCGAAGTGAAAGTCTTCAATGAGGACTATGAACGCACTTTTTTTGATACCATTACTTTCAATGAAGTGGTTGCAATTGTTGGGGAAGATACCTGGTCGGTAATGCAGGCAAAAAAAACCCTGAAAGTAGAATGGGAGCCATTTGAGGATTATTCTTTTAATCGTGACATGTTTGGGAATAAATCTAAACATATAGTTCCAGCTGGCTTGGAAAGTAGCACTGATCATTTGGAGAAAATGGAAAAAATGGCAGCAAAGCCAGGAAATGTGAAGCGAAAAGATGGAGAAGTCGAACTTGCCTTTAGTGAAGCAGTTAAGGTGATAGAGTCTACTTTTTCAGCACCTTTTTTAGCTCATAATTGTATGGAGCCTATGAATTTCTTTGCACATGTCACCGACGAAAAAGCAGAAATGATAGGACCCTTGCAGAAACCAGAACTCACCGAACAGGCATTATCAGCTCGCTTAGGAATGCCTTTGGACAAAATAGATTTCAAAATGACCAGACTGGGCGGTGGTTACGGAAGACGATCCTATGCACATTGGGCAATAGAAGCTGCTCTTATATCTCAAAAAGTAAAAGCCCCTGTGAAATTGATATATAGTCGCGAAGATGACATGACTTCAGGAGTTTATCGATCTACCTATTATGCTAAATATCGAGCAGCATTAGATAAAGAGAATAAGTTAACGGCCTTGCACGTGAACATGGGAGGTAATCCAGAATCCCCTTTGTATCAAAACAGGTTTCCAGCAGGTGCAATTGATAATTATTTGGCAGAAGATTGGGAGATTGCTTCCAATATCACGACTGGATCTTTTAGAGCTCCTAGGTCAAATTTTCATGCTGCCGCAGAACAATCATTTTTGGATGAAATAGTAGAAGCGGCAGGTAAAGACCCTATAGATTTTCGGCTAGAGTTGCTCAAAAATGCCAAAGAAAATCCAATTGGAAAGAACAACGAATATGATCCTGATCGTTTAGCTGGAGTCATTGAACTAGTAAGAGAAAAGTCTAATTGGGAAGCTTTAAAGGAAAATGGAAATCCTGGAGTTTCCGCCTATTTCTGTCATGATTCATACGCTGCCGTAGTTGCGGATATGGAAGTGTTGGATGGTGTTCCAATGGTTAAAAAAGTGGTCTGTACCATAGATTGCGGAATTGTTGTTAATCCAGATGCGGCCAAAAATATGGTAGAAGGTGGTATTGTTGATGCAATTGGAAATGCCCTTTTTGGAGAGTTAAAGTTTAATAATGGAGTGCCTAGTAAAAACAATTTTCATGAGTATCGTATGATAAGAATGAATGAAGCTCCTAAGGAGATTGAAGTGCATTTTGTGGAAAATAAAATAGACCCAACTGGCCTTGGTGAACCTAGCTTTCCTCCGGTTTTTGGGGCATTAGCAAATTCACTTTATAGAGCAACGGGAAAGCGGTTTTATCAGCAACCGTTTATTGATCATATTTAG
- a CDS encoding isoquinoline 1-oxidoreductase, alpha subunit produces MANYKLKINGKTKEVDVDPATPMLWVLRDTLNMPGTKFGCGIAQCGACTIHLGGTAIRSCQLPVSAIGNQEITTIEGLSENADHPVQKAWLEHDVAQCGYCQSGQIMSAAALLKNNPNPSDEDIEATMSGNICRCGTYLRIKEAIKTAAKN; encoded by the coding sequence ATGGCAAATTATAAGTTAAAAATAAACGGAAAGACCAAAGAAGTAGATGTTGATCCCGCAACACCAATGCTTTGGGTATTGCGAGATACATTAAACATGCCTGGGACTAAGTTTGGATGTGGCATTGCTCAGTGTGGAGCTTGTACGATTCATTTAGGAGGTACCGCAATACGTTCTTGCCAATTACCTGTTTCTGCTATTGGAAATCAAGAAATAACTACCATTGAAGGCCTGTCAGAAAATGCGGATCACCCAGTACAAAAAGCTTGGCTTGAGCATGACGTGGCACAATGTGGCTATTGTCAGTCTGGGCAAATCATGTCTGCTGCGGCGTTGCTAAAAAATAACCCGAACCCAAGTGATGAAGATATAGAAGCAACCATGAGTGGTAATATTTGCCGATGTGGTACTTATTTAAGAATCAAAGAAGCCATTAAAACTGCAGCAAAAAACTAA